CTAGCAGCTTCAATACTTGCATTTAATGCAAGCAAATTCGTTTGATCGGAAATATTCGAGATCGTCGTAATGACATCTGTAATATGGTTAATTTTATCCGCTAGACCATTTAACACATGTTCAACCGTTTGAATTTCTTGATTTGCTTCTTTTGACTTTAATTGCAGTTGATTCAATGTTTCCAATCCATTATAGCTAGCATCTTCCGATTCTTTGGAAAGCTGTTCGACATTTTGGATGGACTTATTAACGCATTCAATACTGTTTGATAAGCTTTTCATTTGCTCATTCATTGAATCAACATTTTTAGCTTGTTCATTTGACCCTTTCGCAATATCATCAATGGCTGCGGAAATTTGTTCACTTGCTGCCATCGTTTGTACGGATACTGCACTTAAATGTTCAGAAGAATCGTTCATACGGTTAACCGATTTCTTCATGCTTTCAACGATGTTCCGCATATTCGCAACCATTTGATTAAAGCTTTCAGCAAGACTTCCAATTTCGTCTTTTGAGTTTATTTGAACCGTAACTGTTAAGTCTCCTTGTGCAACTTTAGAAGCTTCTTCTGTTAACGATAAAATTGGTTTTGTAATGGTTCGTGTAACAAAGAAACTGCTGATAATTGTGAGAATGACTGCTCCTATTGTAATAAGTAAATGGGTCGTTTTTACATTTTCAGCTGTTTTTAATAAGTCAGAATAAGGATAAACAACCCCAAGCTTCCAACCAAGACCCAGTATTGTATCAAAAATCATCATTTTTTCTTCTTTTTCATCTTCGTATCTTATAACACCAGTCTCCAATTCTTTTACACGATTCATGTAGTTCAATTCGTATAAATTTTTCCCCTTTAATGTTGGATGGCTAACAGCAATCCCATTTTCCGTCATTAAATACGCATAGCCATGATGAACTAAATCAATATTATTGACAATTGCATCAACAGCTTCTAATGAAACGTCGTAGCCAATGACGCCCAATATTTTACCATTTTGTTCAATCACTTTCGCTCCAGTGATGAGAAGCTCGCCCGTTGAAGCATCTTCATATGGCTCCGTCCAAACGACTTTATCTCGGTTTTCAAGAGCCTCTTGATACCATGGGCGAGATGTCGGATCAAAATCATCTGGTAAATCTAAAAGCGGTTCAGTGTAAATTTCTTTTTTTTCCGTCCCAATAAGTATGGCTTTTACTAGCGGATTCATTTGTAAAAAAGATTGATAAGAATGTAAAACGTTATTTAATTTTTCCTCAGATGGTTCATTTAAAAAGGAGAGCAAATCATCATCCTGACTAAATAGTTTCATACTTTTTTCATAATGATTGAGCTGCATTGCAACATTTTGGTTCATTTGTTCAACAATTGAATTTCCTAATTCTTGAGTTTCCTCCATAATGCTTTCCTGAATAATATAAGACGAAACGAAAAAGACAGATGCTAAAGAAATCGTTAATAAAACCGCAAAAAAAATGGTTATTTTTACTTGAAGCTTTCGAACCATTTTGTTCAACTCCTGATTTAACTGTTTCATGAATAAAATAATTTTTTAAAATAACAAAAAAAGGGAAAGTTTACTGTTTTTACTCCCCATCTCTTCTCCTATTATCATAAAAAAATACAATAGGAAAATAAATTTTTTCCTATTATTTATATCGGAATCATTGTAACATTTTTAAATATAATTTTAAATTTGTGTAAATCTTTCTTAATCATGTATTCCCATTTTTTTGAATTTCTTCAATATTGTTCATCAAGAGGATAATCTAATGCCTGAGGTTCATAATAAACGAGTTTGGGAATGAAAGGTTTTGTCAACAAAGGTCACTTCCTTTTTTTATTCCGCTGACTGATCCTTTAATATTGGCTGTTTTGATGTTGAATGAACGATGAAAAATTTTCCTAATAAATATTAAATCCGAAAAAATCTTTTATAAAAGACTCTTTTCTAAAAGATTGTTGCTTTACTATTACGATAGCTTTTCGACTGTCAAGCAAGCGAAACGTTCGGACAAATGTGATTTGTCCAACCACGTGCTTTGTTCGGTTCATAGACAGTCGAAAAGCAACAAAGTTTACGAAAACAGCCTTAAAAAAACAGCAAATGGAATTTTACCATTTGCTGTCCTTTTTTATAAATAAAATGTATTTTTCACAAATTCAACTACTTCTTCTGCTGTTCTCATGGCAAGAATTTTTTCTTTAAAACTTTCCGCTTCTTTTTTAGAAAGGTTTTTAATTTGAGAACGTGCTGGTAAAATGGATGTGGCACTCATGGAGAATTCGTCAAGTCCCAATCCTAAAAGAATAGGAATGGCGATTGGGTCGCCTGCCATTTCACCACACATCCCAACCCATTTTCCTTCTTTATGTGCAGCTTCAATCACAAATGAAATGAGTCGAATAATGGCTGGGTTGTACGGTTGGTATAAGTACGAAATACGTTCATTCATACGATCTGCAGCCATCGTATATTGAATTAAATCGTTTGTCCCAATACTGAAGAAATCAACCTCTTTTGCAAATTGATCAGCTAAGACAGCTGTGGACGGAATTTCAACCATCATTCCAATTTCAATCTCATCGGAAACTTGAATTCCTTCCGTCATTAACTTCTCTTTTTCTTCCAACAAAATCGCTTTTGCTTGTCTAAATTCATCTAAAGTCGCAATCATAGGGAACATAATTTTCAAATTGCCATATTTACTTGCTCTAAGTAATGCTCGTAATTGTGTTCGGAACATTTCTTTCATTTCGAGACAAAGGCGAATAGCCCGAAATCCTAAGAATGGATTCATTTCCTTTGGCAAATCTAAATAAGGAAGCTCTTTGTCTCCGCCAATGTCAAGAGTACGTACAACAACTGGCTTGCCATTCATTTTTTCTAAAACTGTTTTGTAAGCCTCAAACTGCTCATCTTCTGTTGGAAGTTGGTCTCTTCCCATGTATAAAAATTCGGTACGATATAGGCCAATGCCTTCTCCGCCATTTTCTAATACACCTTTCACATCCTCAGGTGTCCCAATATTAGCAGCAAGTTCAACGTGATGACCGTCTTTTGAGATCGTTTCTTCATTAACAAGCTTGGCCCACTCGGCTTTTTGCTTTTCATATTCCTCTTTTTTCGCTTTATATTGTTCGATTATTTCATTTGATGGATTGACGAATACTTTTCCATCTAAACCATCAACAATGACGAAATCGCCATTTTTAATTTGCGAAGTAGCTTCTTTTGTTCCAACGACTGCAGGAATTTCCATAGAACGAGCCATGATCGCTGAATGTGAAGTTCTTCCACCAATATCTGTTGTAAAAGCTTTGACGAATTGGCGATTTAATTGAGCCGTATCAGAAGGTGTCAAGTCGTAAGCAACGATAATGACTTCTTCTGAAACTAGGCTTGGATTTGGAATTTCAACTCCTAACAAATGTCCTATGACTCGCTTTGTAACATCGCGAATATCAGCCGCACGCTCACTCATATATTCGTTATCCATCGATTCAAACATCGTAATAAACATATCGGCTGTTTCACGCATAGCATATTCTGCGTTAATGGATTCATTCGCTATTTTTTCTTTAACAGGATTTAAAAGCTCTGGATCGCTTAATACGAGTAAATGTGCTTCAAAGATCGCGGCTTTATCTTCACCAAGCTGGCTTTTGGCATGATCTCTAATTTTTTCTAACTCATTTTTCGCTTGCTCGATCGCCTTTTCAAAGCGTTCGATTTCCGCTTGATAATTTGTAATTTCATATTTGTTAACCGTTAAGTCTGGCTCTTCTAAACGGTATGCTTTTGCTATTGCAATACCGTGTGAAGCTCCTATTCCTTCTAGTTTTAGCATTATTCTCCTAACCCTTCTTTTTTCATTGTTTCTTCAATTGCCTTCATTGCATCATTTTCATCAGAGCCAACGGCAGTAACTTTAATTTTTGCCCCTTTGCCAATCCCAAGTGACATGACACCCATGATCGATTTTAAGTTTACTGTTTTTCCATTGTATTCTAATTGGATGTCTGAATCGAATTTGCTCGCTGCTTGTACTAACATCGTTGCTGGTCGAGCATGAATCCCTGTATCTGCTGTAATTAGAAATGTTCTTTCTGCCATTTTAATCAAACCCCTTTTCTTTTATTTTTCCTTTAATCTATGGAAAGCCTTTTAGGGCTTTTACAAACAAATAGAAACTATCAATACCAAGTAAAAAATATATCATTAAGATGAAAGATCTTTGAGATGGTTATGATTCAATGGATATGATGTTATCTTCTCCTGCTTCCACTATGCCCTCTTTTTTGGTGATGATCGATTGACCTTCTTGTAAATTCGTAAAAACAATCGGCGTCATAATGGAAGGTGCGTTTTCTTGAATATATTCAAGGTTTGCTTCTAATAATATTTGTCCTTTTTTCACAGTATCTCCTTCAGAAACATGAACGGTAAATCCTTCTCCTTTTAAGTTTACTGTATCAATTCCGAAGTGGATGAGTATTTCATAACCATCATGAGAATTTAAACCAATCGCATGTTTTGTTGGGAAAACATTTATTACATTTCCATCTATTGGGGAGATGACCTTTCCTTCTTTTGGTAATATCGCAAATCCATCTCCCATCATTTTTCCTGAAAATACTTGATCAGGGACGTCTGTAATTGGATGTAATTCTCCAGTTAAAGGTGAAACAAACTCAAGGTGTTTACTTTTCTCTTCGGCTGTTTTCGATGTGTTTTGATTTTCTTTCTTTGCTGAAGCTGGCGTTTTCCCATTCATGATTTGTTGAATTTGTGTTTTCAAATTATCCGATTTTGGACCAAAAATGGCTTGAATGTTATTGCCAACTTCTAAAACACCAGATGCACCTAATTGCTTCAAACGCTCTTTATCTACATTTTTTTGATCATGAACAGATACACGTAAACGAGTGATACAAGCATCTATGTGTGCTATATTTTCTTTTCCACCAAGAGCTTCAAGAATATTATACGGCAAATCATTCGCTGTTTTTTCTCTCTGATCTTCTTCAGATGTTTCAATATCTTCACGGCCTGGTGTTTTTAAGTTGAATTTCCGTATCGCAAAACGGAAACCAAAATAGTAAATGACAGCAAAAACTAATCCAACTGGTATGACGAGCCACCAAGCTGTTTTACCTTGTATAACACCAAATAATAAATAGTCGATCACACCGCCTGAAAAGGTCATACCAATTTTAACATTTAATAGATGCATAATCATAAAGGATAATCCAGCGAAAATAGCATGAATGCCAAATAATACAGGTGCTACGAACAAGAAGCTAAATTCTATCGGTTCTGTAATTCCTGTTAAAAAGGATGTTAAAGCAGCAGAACCCATAATACCTGCCACAACTTTTTTATTTTCTGGTTTTGCTTCATGGTAAATAGCAAGCGCAGCTGCTGGCAGACCAAACATCATGAACGGGAATTTACCTGTCATGAATGTACCTGCCGTTAGTTCGACACCATCTTTCAATTGCTCAAAGAAGATGCGCTGATCTCCTCGAACAATTTCTCCTGCTGCATTTACATATGAACCAAACTCAAACCAGAAAGGAGCATAAAAAATATGGTGTAAACCAAATGGAATTAAGGAGCGTTCAATAACTCCAAAAACAAAGGCAGCTAATGTTTTGTTCGTTTCGAGCATCCCTTCTGAGAAAGCGTTTAATCCTCCTTGAATTGGCGGCCATACAAAATACATGATGACACCTAATACAAGGGCAGAAGCTGCCGTAATAATCGGAACAAAACGTTTCCCAGCAAAAAAACCTAAATATTGTGGCAATTCTATGTTATAATATTTATTGTACATGTAGGCAGCTAAAATCCCGATAATAATCCCACCAAAAACACCTGTTTGTAATGTCGGGATTCCTAAAACGGTTGCGAAAGCTGGGTCAGCGTTTATATCTGGCGGAAGCTGGCCTAGCCCTATTAAAATTTCACTCATTGTCACATTCATGACTAAAAAACCAATGATGGCTGCAATCCCCGCAACACCATCACCATTTGCTAATCCAATGGCAACCCCAACGGCAAATAATAGAGCAAGATTGCTAAAAACAATTCCACCTGCTTGCTCCATAATTGCTGCGATAAATTGAACCCATTCGTTTCCAAATACAGGGACTTTATTAATGAACACTTCTTGCTGCAGCGCATTTCCAACCCCAAGTAAAATACCTGCAGCTGGCAAAATGGCTACTGGAAGCATTAATGCCCGTCCAACTTTTTGCAGGACTCCGAATAATTTTTTAAACATCTTTCCCCCTCCTATTATGTTTGCATTATGCACAGAATGCGAAACCGTTTGCAGAAAGCTATAAAAGATGGTGAATGATGATCAATTCGAATCGTTTTGCCGAATTAACTTATAGCAAAATAAAAAGGCATGGTGAAACAAGACAATTAGTCATAGGTAAACATTCCCTAATAACTAAAATTTATTCGTCTTGCTCACTCATGCCTGATCGAATCAGTAACACGTAAAGCAATTATTTTATATCGTTTTATTAGCTAAACGGTATAAATGCATGGTTAAATAAACAGCCTCTGCATCATAAACAGGTTTCTTCAATTTCTGCTGCATAACCTTGATCATCTTCCATGCAGTATTATAGCATAAAGGATACTCATTTTTCAATAATAAAGTGATTTTTTCTGGTTCTTCAACCGCTTCACCTTTCATAACTCGTTCAATCGTATGTTGCAGGTGTCTTACAAGCCGCATGTAATTGATGCTTTCTTTATCAATGGTAATTTTCATTGAGTCTTCCACAATATTCATAAGCTCACTTATTACTTGAGAATGTTGATTCACTTCTGATATTGATTTATTCGTTAAAGCACTATGAATATGGAGGGCTATAAACCCAATTTCCCCTTCAGGCAAACTTACATCGAGCTTTTCATTAATCATTTCAACAACTTCTTTTGCTATCTCGTATTCTTTTGGATAAAGCGTTTTCGTTTCTGTTAAAAATGGATTTTTAATATCCATCCCTTGCTGCAGCCTTTTGATCGCAAATGTAATATGATCTGTTAAAGCGATATGGATATGTTCATTTAGCGGTAAACCTACTTTCTCACTAATAAAATGAATTACATCATTGACCATTTCAATCATTTCTTCATCAATAAAAGGGAGAAGCTTTTTATATTGCTCTTGTTCTTTTTCATTTTTTAAAACAAACATTTTTTCAACCGTTTCCTCTGAAACGGTATCCTCTTTCTTTTTTCCAAACCCAATTCCTTTTCCAATAACCACTACTTCTCGAAAAGAATCGTGCTTCGCAATGACGACATTATTGTTTAAAATTTTTTTTATTATTAAGGATCCCATACTGAAATCCCATCTCCTTTTTGTTGAATCTCTATAATACTACAAGATTTTAGAGAAGCTGGTCAACAAATTTTGTCGTATCTTGTAGAAAATATCTTACCTCATTTTCATTAAAATGTAATAAAAAAATGCTTGCCAATTTGTTGACAAGCCTTCAAGACTAACGATTAAGTTCTAGGATTTTATTTTTATCAAATCAATTAAAAGGAGAACGTTTCAAAAGTGGAAAAAAGTATTATGATGTCAAAAAGTATTCAAGAGGAGCTAAATAATGTTTCAACCGTTAGGCTGTTTTCGTAAACTTTGTTGCTTGCCGACTTCGGCAGAAAAGCTTGAAATAGAGCCATCTCAACTAGTTATTATAGGTTAAACAACACTCCTGATTATTTTTCTTCATTTATTAGCTATTTCCTTCGGTAAGTATTGTCGAATGATGAATTTTGATCCCAATATCCACTTTCAATTTTTTCTTTTATTGTCAAAACGTAATTCTCCAGTTTCTTCGGAAGTTTTCCCTTTTCCAATTCATCCATCGTAAAATGAATGATTTGTCCGCTTTCAAAGTCCATGACTTTCACAATACGAGTTTGCTGAATGATACAGCTGTACATCACGTGATACATCTTTCACACCTACCAAAAATTTAAATGCATTATCGAATACATGTTCGTATATAATTATAATATAGACGTTTGAAAAAGAAATGAACAAAGGAGAGATACGAATGACTCTTCTTGAAAATAGCTTTCATGAAAAACGACCTATTGAAATAATTTATTTAGCACAAAATGGGGAGCTTTCGCAAAGAACCATATTAGTCAAATCCATCCATTCAACCTATATCCGTGCCTATTGTTTTCAAAAAAGAAACATGCGGACTTTTCGAAAAGATTCGATCCTTTCTATTTTTTTTATGTCTCATACGAACATTCATTGAGTCCATACATGATTATCGACAATTCATCAAAAGTACTCGGCTCGTCGTAAAAACATTGAGAGCTGGCCTAATGCGTTCAAAGAGCCAGCTCTTATTTTTACATGTCTTTCAGTTGGGACGGAAGCATTTGAATCGAGTGATTGACAGC
This genomic interval from Bacillus alveayuensis contains the following:
- a CDS encoding methyl-accepting chemotaxis protein (product_source=KO:K03406; cath_funfam=1.10.287.950,3.30.450.20; cog=COG0840; ko=KO:K03406; pfam=PF00015,PF00672,PF02743; smart=SM00283; superfamily=103190,58104; transmembrane_helix_parts=Outside_1_9,TMhelix_10_32,Inside_33_282,TMhelix_283_305,Outside_306_659) → MVRKLQVKITIFFAVLLTISLASVFFVSSYIIQESIMEETQELGNSIVEQMNQNVAMQLNHYEKSMKLFSQDDDLLSFLNEPSEEKLNNVLHSYQSFLQMNPLVKAILIGTEKKEIYTEPLLDLPDDFDPTSRPWYQEALENRDKVVWTEPYEDASTGELLITGAKVIEQNGKILGVIGYDVSLEAVDAIVNNIDLVHHGYAYLMTENGIAVSHPTLKGKNLYELNYMNRVKELETGVIRYEDEKEEKMMIFDTILGLGWKLGVVYPYSDLLKTAENVKTTHLLITIGAVILTIISSFFVTRTITKPILSLTEEASKVAQGDLTVTVQINSKDEIGSLAESFNQMVANMRNIVESMKKSVNRMNDSSEHLSAVSVQTMAASEQISAAIDDIAKGSNEQAKNVDSMNEQMKSLSNSIECVNKSIQNVEQLSKESEDASYNGLETLNQLQLKSKEANQEIQTVEHVLNGLADKINHITDVITTISNISDQTNLLALNASIEAARVGESGKGFAVVAQEVRKLAEQSAEATEKISKTIQGIQAEAENAVQAMKRSKEMNDKQQHAVHLTGDAFQKIATKMNELIYSIRTVTENMNEINNKKIQVIESLQNISAISEQSTASIEEVSASTNEQLNVFETVSQSAEELHEFSKKLQKIVKYFSV
- a CDS encoding phosphotransferase system enzyme I (PtsI) (product_source=KO:K08483; cath_funfam=1.10.274.10,3.20.20.60; cog=COG1080; ko=KO:K08483; pfam=PF00391,PF02896,PF05524; superfamily=46596,51621,52009; tigrfam=TIGR01417) produces the protein MLKLEGIGASHGIAIAKAYRLEEPDLTVNKYEITNYQAEIERFEKAIEQAKNELEKIRDHAKSQLGEDKAAIFEAHLLVLSDPELLNPVKEKIANESINAEYAMRETADMFITMFESMDNEYMSERAADIRDVTKRVIGHLLGVEIPNPSLVSEEVIIVAYDLTPSDTAQLNRQFVKAFTTDIGGRTSHSAIMARSMEIPAVVGTKEATSQIKNGDFVIVDGLDGKVFVNPSNEIIEQYKAKKEEYEKQKAEWAKLVNEETISKDGHHVELAANIGTPEDVKGVLENGGEGIGLYRTEFLYMGRDQLPTEDEQFEAYKTVLEKMNGKPVVVRTLDIGGDKELPYLDLPKEMNPFLGFRAIRLCLEMKEMFRTQLRALLRASKYGNLKIMFPMIATLDEFRQAKAILLEEKEKLMTEGIQVSDEIEIGMMVEIPSTAVLADQFAKEVDFFSIGTNDLIQYTMAADRMNERISYLYQPYNPAIIRLISFVIEAAHKEGKWVGMCGEMAGDPIAIPILLGLGLDEFSMSATSILPARSQIKNLSKKEAESFKEKILAMRTAEEVVEFVKNTFYL
- a CDS encoding phosphocarrier protein (product_source=KO:K11189; cath_funfam=3.30.1340.10; cog=COG1925; ko=KO:K11189; pfam=PF00381; superfamily=55594; tigrfam=TIGR01003) produces the protein MAERTFLITADTGIHARPATMLVQAASKFDSDIQLEYNGKTVNLKSIMGVMSLGIGKGAKIKVTAVGSDENDAMKAIEETMKKEGLGE
- a CDS encoding PTS system D-glucosamine-specific IIC component (product_source=KO:K02765; cath_funfam=2.70.70.10,3.30.1360.60; cog=COG1263,COG1264,COG2190; ko=KO:K02765; pfam=PF00358,PF00367,PF02378; superfamily=51261,55604; tigrfam=TIGR00830,TIGR02002; transmembrane_helix_parts=Inside_1_11,TMhelix_12_34,Outside_35_61,TMhelix_62_84,Inside_85_90,TMhelix_91_113,Outside_114_127,TMhelix_128_150,Inside_151_170,TMhelix_171_193,Outside_194_269,TMhelix_270_292,Inside_293_304,TMhelix_305_323,Outside_324_327,TMhelix_328_347,Inside_348_353,TMhelix_354_376,Outside_377_380,TMhelix_381_400,Inside_401_680) gives rise to the protein MFKKLFGVLQKVGRALMLPVAILPAAGILLGVGNALQQEVFINKVPVFGNEWVQFIAAIMEQAGGIVFSNLALLFAVGVAIGLANGDGVAGIAAIIGFLVMNVTMSEILIGLGQLPPDINADPAFATVLGIPTLQTGVFGGIIIGILAAYMYNKYYNIELPQYLGFFAGKRFVPIITAASALVLGVIMYFVWPPIQGGLNAFSEGMLETNKTLAAFVFGVIERSLIPFGLHHIFYAPFWFEFGSYVNAAGEIVRGDQRIFFEQLKDGVELTAGTFMTGKFPFMMFGLPAAALAIYHEAKPENKKVVAGIMGSAALTSFLTGITEPIEFSFLFVAPVLFGIHAIFAGLSFMIMHLLNVKIGMTFSGGVIDYLLFGVIQGKTAWWLVIPVGLVFAVIYYFGFRFAIRKFNLKTPGREDIETSEEDQREKTANDLPYNILEALGGKENIAHIDACITRLRVSVHDQKNVDKERLKQLGASGVLEVGNNIQAIFGPKSDNLKTQIQQIMNGKTPASAKKENQNTSKTAEEKSKHLEFVSPLTGELHPITDVPDQVFSGKMMGDGFAILPKEGKVISPIDGNVINVFPTKHAIGLNSHDGYEILIHFGIDTVNLKGEGFTVHVSEGDTVKKGQILLEANLEYIQENAPSIMTPIVFTNLQEGQSIITKKEGIVEAGEDNIISIES
- a CDS encoding transcriptional antiterminator (product_source=KO:K03480; cath_funfam=1.10.1790.10; cog=COG3711; ko=KO:K03480; pfam=PF00874,PF03123; smart=SM01061; superfamily=50151,63520), whose amino-acid sequence is MGSLIIKKILNNNVVIAKHDSFREVVVIGKGIGFGKKKEDTVSEETVEKMFVLKNEKEQEQYKKLLPFIDEEMIEMVNDVIHFISEKVGLPLNEHIHIALTDHITFAIKRLQQGMDIKNPFLTETKTLYPKEYEIAKEVVEMINEKLDVSLPEGEIGFIALHIHSALTNKSISEVNQHSQVISELMNIVEDSMKITIDKESINYMRLVRHLQHTIERVMKGEAVEEPEKITLLLKNEYPLCYNTAWKMIKVMQQKLKKPVYDAEAVYLTMHLYRLANKTI
- a CDS encoding cell wall assembly regulator SMI1 (product_source=COG4282; cog=COG4282; superfamily=140482), yielding MYHVMYSCIIQQTRIVKVMDFESGQIIHFTMDELEKGKLPKKLENYVLTIKEKIESGYWDQNSSFDNTYRRK
- a CDS encoding putative DNA-binding transcriptional regulator YafY (product_source=COG2378; cath_funfam=2.30.30.400; cog=COG2378; superfamily=52374) — encoded protein: MTLLENSFHEKRPIEIIYLAQNGELSQRTILVKSIHSTYIRAYCFQKRNMRTFRKDSILSIFFMSHTNIH